A single Lolium perenne isolate Kyuss_39 chromosome 6, Kyuss_2.0, whole genome shotgun sequence DNA region contains:
- the LOC127307269 gene encoding GPI mannosyltransferase 1, which produces MAATTATLRWRVMAASAALRVALVAYGEWQDAHLEVRYTDVDYLVFSDAAASVAAGGSPFARATYRYSPLLAFLLLPNSLLHPAWGKLIFSAADLLVGLFIDTILRLRGVPEKTRIWSVVAWLFNPFTFTIGTRGNCEPIVCAAVLWVLICLMKGRVLQAAFWYGLIVHFRIYPIIYAVPFVIVLGKNYAGPAGRPILTQWSSKQQLQSDKPSENVEEPTSLLASLWIFLSSLITRNTILFGLFSGSMFFAWTGVFFYLYGWDFLNEALLYHLTRTDPRHNFSIYFYHIYLHHQQGFSSIQKLASFLPQLIVQLALILRFSRDLPFCLLLQTVAFVAFNKVMTAQYFVWFFCLLPLILPWTRMKLRWKGLACMLVWMGSQLHWLMWAYLLEFKGRNVFVQLWVAGLVFLAANTFVMIMVIRHHKYTQLFSVSAKSGSKVAAKKE; this is translated from the exons ATGGCCGCGACGACGGCAACTCTCCGGTGGCGGGTGATGGCGGCGTCGGCGGCGCTGCGGGTGGCGCTGGTGGCGTACGGGGAGTGGCAGGATGCCCACCTGGAGGTGCGGTACACGGACGTGGACTACCTCGTCTTCTCCGACGCGGCGGCCTCCGTCGCCGCCGGGGGTTCCCCGTTCGCGCGCGCCACCTACCGCTACTCCCCGCTCCTCGCCTTCCTCCTACTCCCCAACTCGCTCCTCCACCCCGCCTGGGGCAAGCTCATCTTCTCCGCCGCAG ATTTGCTCGTTGGGTTGTTCATCGACACCATTCTGAGATTACGCGGGGTCCCGGAGAAGACGCGGATCTGGTCCGTGGTGGCCTGGCTGTTCAACCCCTTCACGTTCACCATTGGCACCAGGGGGAACTGCGAGCCCATAGTCTGCGCCGCCGTGCTCTGGGTCCTCATATGCTTGATGAAGG GTCGAGTCCTGCAAGCAGCATTCTGGTATGGGCTGATTGTGCATTTCAGAATATACCCAATTATATATGCTGTACCCTTCGTTATAGTTCTTGGCAAGAATTATGCCGGTCCTGCTGGTAGGCCTATCCTAACACAGTGGAGTTCCAAACAACAGTTACAAAGTGACAAACCCAGTGAAAATGTGGAAGAACCAACATCACTCTTGGCCAGTCTATGGATTTTTCTTAGTAGCCTCATAACAAGAAACACTATACTGTTTGGGTTATTCTCAGGATCTATGTTCTTTGCTTGGACCGGTGTTTTTTTCTACCTCTATGGCTGGGACTTTCTAAATGAAGCATTACTTTACCATCTTACGCGGACTGATCCAAGACATAATTTCTCGATATATTTCTATCACATATATCTGCACCATCAGCAAGGGTTCTCGAGCATACAGAAGCTTGCTTCATTTCTGCCGCAGCTGATCGTGCAATTGGCACTCATCTTACGGTTTTCTAGGGATCTTCCATTCTGCCTACTTCTCCAAACAGTTGCATTTGTTGCTTTCAACAAG GTGATGACAGCGCAGTACTTTGTGTGGTTCTTCTGCCTTCTGCCCCTCATTCTCCCCTGGACAAGGATGAAGCTGAGGTGGAAGGGCCTGGCCTGCATGCTGGTGTGGATGGGGTCCCAGCTGCACTGGCTCATGTGGGCTTACCTGCTCGAATTCAAGGGCCGAAACGTCTTCGTGCAGCTCTGGGTTGCAGGCCTCGTTTTCCTGGCTGCAAACACCTTCGTCATGATCATGGTGATCAGGCACCACAAGTACACCCAGCTCTTCTCGGTGTCGGCAAAGTCTGGGAGCAAGGTTGCTGCCAAAAAGGAATAG